The DNA window tgtgaatcagccataattatacatatatgccTCTCTCTTACAAAGACGCTTGTTATGACGTTTAGACACCACCTGATAATCCAAGATAAGTTTCTCCTTTTTAGACCCTTAACTTAGTGACATCTTTTGCCATACGATATAACATTCCTCCTTTTGCTTCATATGGTAGTATTCAGTTGGGATCATTTTTTTCGGCCTACTATCTGCTGCCTTACTGTTTCTTTGCAATCTTTGGCTTATTCTATCTAtctggatttttttgttgtttgttgatTATTCTATATTCTGGCCCACCTTGTAAAATATCTCTGACATAGCAATGGTCTGTaccattgtgatttttttccttctctcctatgTTGAATTCTAGAATGAAAGTCAGCAAGCTGCAGCCCATGAGTCACATCCATTCCATTGCTTGTTATTGCACAATCTGTCGAAGAAGAATGATTGTACattgttattttattaaaaatgtttttcttctttctttctagtttttaaattattatgaaagtatgataacacatttacaggagacttggaaaatacagaacaatgtTACATATAGTTCCATTATGTATTACagtttaagtagataaattaagattgttttagttggagtttcagtatcaaactctcaaaagctAATAGCATGAATAGACAGAAACATAGAAGGAGATAGTAGACTTGAAAACCTCTATGACCCAATTCAACATAAGTAAGGTTTTTCACACAATAGCAGGATGTAGATTCTATTttaagttcccatagactataagcCAAGAGACGCTGGAatatatccagggacataaaacaaggtgcaaagaCTTCATGGCCTAAAGGTTTTGAACTCATATGGAGTCTATTCTTTTATCATTGTgtaattatgttagaaatcaatatcaaaagatgtttgaaaataacccacatattttcaagtgctatgtgacatttaccaagagagatctttgacttaggccttgaaagcctcaataaagttaagtttttacatttttaaatggttggaaaAAATCAAGGGAAGAATATTTTGGTccacatgaaaattatatgaatttAAGTTTCAGTACCTGTAAATGAGGTGTCATTGGAGCACAAGCCTGCTCTTTGATTTATGGATTATCAGTTGCTGCTTTTGTGTTTTGATTGAATAATTATGGCAGAGCCCGTGTGTTCCACAAAGCCAGATGGCAAGTCTCTGGCTTCCAGTATATAGTGGGCACCAAGCATTTGTTGATGAATATTTAACTTGTGGCAAGAATTTCATTAATATCATTAAGGATTTGGGATGATTCCCAAAAGGATTCTTCAAAACTATGGATTAGAAGAATTTTATGTATCATATTTTTCATGATTCCGATCTTTTTGGCCCGAAAACTCAAAGAAATACAGAGTAAATGTCCTGCCcctaaatttaattaaataaacaggCATCACACTCAGGACTTGAAGCTGGCGAGTGCTGGTTAATTTTACAGAAAACTTGGCTGTTCTGTGATTGCAAGGTGTTTTTTTCAGACATCCGTCTAGATGTTGCTCTGAAGGTATTTTTTAGAGGTGATTAACATTTACACTCAGTTGACTTTCAGTAATTGTGGGCCTCATGTACAATATGAAACATGAAAGCATCAAGAACAAGAACTGGGTTTCCTAAAGGAGAAGGGATTTTGTCTGAAAATGGCATCATAGAAATCCTTCCAGAATTTCCAGGCTGTTATCCTGCCCTGCACGTTGGGGACTTTCTAGCCCCCACAGTTACATAAGCCCATTCCTTGTAATAaatctcctctgtctctctctcagtatGTATCttcttggttctgtttctctggagaaccctgacccATACAGCAGGTCAGTCTGATGTGTTGAGCATGTGGACCATCTTCAGTGTTTCTACCCACCATGCGGTGAGGATGCTAAGCGTCGCCCTCTCCCCTCATGGAGGCGAGGCCCCTCCAGCAGCATCGCCCTCTCCTTCCTTGACACCTCCTCCAGGCTTCTGCCTTTCACACCTCGTGAAAGGAAATGTGTTATATTTGGATACAACAAAGTCAGAAATAAGCTCACTTGTGATGGGGCCGAGGACTTTTTGTCCATCCAAGAGAGTCTGAAGTTTGAGAAGGCTGCGGAATGAGGTGGTAAGAGAGTCAGACGCAGACGGATCTGCTGAGAAGCAGCAGTTGAGAAAATTAGTGTTTGTGAGAAGTTTTTCCTCTTCGTCTCCCTCTGAAAACAAAAGCTTCCTGTGTGTATGCAGTGGAGACCACCAGGTCCATGTAACTCCGTAACTCGGGCCTGTCGTGCTACAGATGGTTGCTTTTGTTCTAAGTTTTACTGCTTTATCATAAGTGgataaaaatacaaacagatgCTGTTATTTAGCCATTTTACTCATATGTCTATACATGTTAAGAATTTTTATGTACcaagacatttaaaatttgtgtctGATAAACAACTACATGTATAAAAAAGTATACGTTTCAGTAAAGAATCATTTGAATGAGTATTGACTTATTTTGTATTTCAAGACAAAATTTATTAGGCCTCaaagtggtggtggtgctgctgctaagtcacttcagtcgtgtctgactctgtgatcccatggacggcagcccaccaggctaccctgtccctggaattcttcaggcaagaacactggagtgggttgccatttccttctccaatgcatcaaagtgaaaagtgaaagtaaagtcgctcagtcatgtccgaccctcagcgaccccatggactacagccttccaggctcctctgtccatgggattttccaggcaagagtactggagtggggtgccattgccttctctgcaaagtGGTGCTAGAAAGTTTATTTTACATActtctatttctcccagcaggGTATTAAAAACTGTCAAGTTGCTCCAGGAAATGGTTAACACTTGATTGACTTGAAGATCCTGTCTCTTTCCTgttccacccccatccccacccttccCACATACCTACTGAAGCTGTGTCTTCTATCAGTTGATTATAATCTTAATATGACATGCTATTTAAGTGTTATTTTAAAGAAGTAGCTGTAACTTTGAGTGGTAATGACCGATTGAGGCACGTGTTTACCTCTTACACTTGACTTTGTTTTATAATACAAATTAAATGGTTTGGatgtaaaataatttcttcttactCAGAATGCCATGTTTAAGTAATGTAGCTAAAATCTCTTAACACTCTATTCGTCCTAAAAGTTTTAATAGTTTCTCTCTATATTTGAATGCTAATGGAAAAGATAATGGTATCTAAAGCAATCCATTTCAGTGACAGTTCTGCAAGATATTTTTGGCTGTTCCAAGGGTCAAGTTCTGTGATAGGTGTGGGCAATACAGAGAGGTGAAAAGATGGGGTCTCTAAGTTGTTCATAGACCCCTATGAGAGATAAGCTTAGAATCAGAGTGTTAATATGATGAAGAGAGTAGAACCACATTTGAAGAACAGAGATTGCTCAGAGAATTGAGAAATGAATTTGGTTTGTTGGGGACTTAGGAAGACACCCCAGAGAAGTTCACTTGTTCTGGGCTTTGAAAGAAAGATATGTGATTTCCACATGAGGAACCTAGTGTGTTAGACTGAGATATATTGGTGTCTAGCAGTTTTAAATATGCTATTAGTTCAAAAGCTTAAGAAGAAATCATTTAGGTTTAGTAAACCAGATGGCCTCTGAGGCCCCACACTATAtagatgattattttttaaaagcggGTCTGAGGATTAATACTTGTTAAAACAACACTATGATGAGATCACATGTGTATTCTAGTATCAAGTGTTAGCAATCATTTGTAAGCTACTAAGCAGGTGCTTGAAGGATGTCCTTGATATTAATATATAAGTTGgcagttttcctctttcttttccctgccccttcccctcccgcctCACTGCCCTTTGTGGTGATTTTTGCAGTTGGTTAGCCTGCTTCTGATTGGAATTGCTGCATGGGGCATCGGCTTTGGGCTGATTTCCAGTCTCCGTGTGGTCGGCGTGGTCATCGCCGTTGGCATCTTCTTGTTCCTGATCGCGTTAGTGGGGCTGATTGGAGCTGTGAAACACCATCAGGTGTTGCTtttttttgtatccttttttaCAACTGGGAGTTTTACCCCCACTGGGTTTGTTTTTACCTTGTTGATTACTCTTTTTATAACTCTAACTTAAAATTACCATCAGGAGATGAATTGTCAGACAGCAGCTCCTGGCAAGCATTGTGTGTATTTGCTCAACCAATATTAGGAACATTTCTTAGTTAAGTTACTGTATGTTTACATatgctctcttcttttcacatcatGAAGAATGTATTCTGCAAGTTTAGTATCGTCCTATGTGTATGTTGCAAATTCAGCATTACATTTAACTGATTCAGTGGCCTCTAGGTCCTTTCCAAGTCTTTAATATTAGGTTGAGAAtttctcagtgatttttttaagaCTCCGTATTTGGAAAGCTTGCATATATTTATCTATACTTacttcctgctttttctatgtgacaatttttattttaatctaaatGAAATTACAGTGGATcagctattatttatttttaatgtcattgaagtatagttgatttaaacattgtgtttaatttctgctgtacagcaaagtgactcagttatacacatatcatatgtatttttttccacattcttttccattatggcttatcacaggatatcgaATATaactccctgtactatacagtaggaccttgtttatccactctTATATATGTaacagcttgcatctgctaatcccaaactccaaagCCATCCCTTTGTACTCCCCTTCCCCTTGGcagcacaagtctgttctctatgacaGAAAGCCTTTAAATAATTACTGTAGTTAGTATTTTTTTATGTAATTATACCTACAGTGTTTTATCAAGATAAAAAttacatgtattctttttgaagTTTCTCAAGTGCCCTTGTTCTATTTTCTAGGTGGCTTCCTTTTAGTGCCTCATGAAGCTGTTAGTACCTCTGTTTTATGTTATTCTAAATATTTCCAGAAATATACTTAACTTTGCTTCTCAGTACATGATTATTCTCTTGCTTGTATTTATTGTCCAGTTTTCGGTATCATGTGCTTGTTTAGCCCTGAACCAGGAGCAACAGGTAAgcaaaggttttttttcttttttttttttttctttctgctttattgtacCACATAGTATGGGAAAAAGAGGGAGGCGGGAGGAATGattggaatataaaataatttcttgttCAGAATGCCATTTCCCTCTATATAGTCGAAGTCTTTTGTGCCTGACTGCCTTCATGGGGCTGATTTGAGCCCTACAACATCAGATGTTGCTATTTTTTGCATCTTTGAAGTAGAATTTTGCCCTCACAGGGTCTAAAAGTGCTCTTGCTAATGGATGTTCACCCAGTCTTTCCCTGCCAGTATGCAATGAAACATGTGCTCCAGAATGTTTGCAGTTTCATTCTGGCAATTATTCTTTTCAAACATTAATTAGTTTGAAGAATATGGGTCTCAGTTTTGGGGCAATGGAAAATTTGTCTTGCTATATTCTGGGAACTTTGAACCAAGTGCTTCTTTGAAACTGCACGTGAACATGAATTTTTATTCTTGAGATAGCAATGGTGCCTTCTTTTTGTTGCAGATTGAGGTATAACCCTTCGAAAAGTTTTGATGGTCTTATAAAGAGTATTTGTTTTAGGTATACACAGTATTAAGAGTTGTAGGCcccagttttatatattttatgcaggggtaacacattttttttatttattgatggcCACTCTgtgtggcaggtggggtcttccccaaccagggattaaacgtgtaccccttgcagtggaagcacagagtcttaaccgctggaccaccagggatgtcccgtATTTTAATGTATATGTTAAATGCGTTTTTCTAGGCTCAGCTCCTGGAAGTTGGTTGGAACAATACAGCAAGTGCTCGGAATGACATCCAGAGAAATTTAAACTGCTGTGGGTTCCGAAGTTTTAACCCAAATGACACCTGTCTGGCAGTAAGTACaaagtataaaacatttttgGAGACATATTGCAtacagatgggcttccctggtagctcacctggtaaagaatctgtctgcaatgcaggagaccccggttcgattcctagggcaggaagatcccctgaagaa is part of the Ovis aries strain OAR_USU_Benz2616 breed Rambouillet chromosome 4, ARS-UI_Ramb_v3.0, whole genome shotgun sequence genome and encodes:
- the TSPAN13 gene encoding tetraspanin-13, with product MVCGGFACSKNCLCALNLLYTLVSLLLIGIAAWGIGFGLISSLRVVGVVIAVGIFLFLIALVGLIGAVKHHQVLLFFYMIILLLVFIVQFSVSCACLALNQEQQAQLLEVGWNNTASARNDIQRNLNCCGFRSFNPNDTCLASCVKSSHPCSPCAPIIGRYAGEVLRFVGGIGLFFSFTEILGVWLTYRYRNQKDPRANPSAFL